Part of the Diabrotica virgifera virgifera chromosome 6, PGI_DIABVI_V3a genome, tgatccaaacttctacatgttgccagataaccagtaactcagggaattggaatacccagttaatcttataattttccgagtttgtgcctctatatcctgaaaatccttcatacgattgagttgtgcccatgagaactttttatcaggatgcttcaaagagtattttcccaaagtatgaacaaaATCCACTGGGgtctaatttccataaggtttgtgcggggtgcTTTACTTGtaattaacccttaaacgcccaaccttttttaggttccatgtacgcccaagggtgagtaagaaatgtccacctcgaaaatagctaatatatttattgagagttgttggaaatggattaaacttaagaatcttatgcttaataagcacagcatcttctaaaatattaatataaacaatttacaaaccctacaacaaaattacaatgtacatcaaaattaacatagcagtaaaagccagtaattcagatttgtcgattttctccacattcttcctttcaacttcctcattggcggataattatgtagattatgtaattatacgtcgataattatatggattatctttctaccaacgagaaattatatagaaacctttagtaacaagttttaccaagggtgtactatTTATGCCCACCTATATTTAACTCAagatttttacttttattttcaaaaatatcggtagaaccaaattaacattcgataaaaggctgtctttttaacaataaataattttttaaaaaattttaaacacgtaataaatatattacaagggaatacgcattaggtggacattttttacccacccttgggcgtttaagggttaatggtatacagccagctacaggaaattgtTCCTTGTGGATATTTAATTAAAAGATTTTCTTACTTGTTACAGAATGCTTCTTACCTGTTAAACCTACCTCCATGCGTAGGTGATGCACGCGTTATTCCTGTTTACAGATGGGACTTTTGGACTAATCGATGTGTAAGAGACTTTTACAAAACTTCATGCATTCCCTCCAGAAACAAGTTTGCTACTCTTAAACAATGTCGTTTTGAAGCAGAACCAGTTTGCAAATTGGTTGTAACTCCATACTAACTTATAAACGATTTGTGATTTAGATGAAATAAATTCTGTTAAAGATTGTTATTGCATTCTAAAAGTTTCATTTTTCAgtctatataaaatttaaaatgaagaaaAATGCACAGTTTATTTCTACTAGACGTTGTTTTCAATAAAAAGTGACAAGAACATGGAAACAAAAGAAGAGGATCAGTTGAACATAAATTCAACATAGATCTTCCGTAGACTAAGAGACAGTTACATCACAATTACTCTTAGGTTTtgaactccagaagataacctgtcttcgGCACCAGGTGCTCATGTGTCTGTGATGATcacgtattcgtattcagcagccccaaaaacctataactaatccgtttgcattaatgtagtaccaaagactctcgaaactccaggagcgcctttcattgaccttggaaacaaggtgctccgggagtcggttctggtggcatattcgtgtttagcgacctcaaaaaaccctccagtaattcatttgcatcaattaaatgccgaaaaccatcaaTCCTCTAGAAGATGACATCCCTAGCAGtcgccctggccaccacgtcctccgcaggtcaattctgatggcatattcgtgtttagcgatcccaaaaacccatgagcaatctgtttatatcaatttaatgcggAAAACCCTCAAAGCTCTAGAAGGTGAAGTCaattgaaggtcaaggtcaaagtaaaggttgccattggatagccaggaaaaaatcctagactacgagtacttttccttgatccaaacttctacatgttgccagataaccagtaactcagggaattggaatacccagtaaatcttataattttccgagtttgtgcctctatatcttgaaaatccttcatacgattgagttgtgcccatgagaactttttatcaggaggcttcaaagagtattttcccaaagtatgaacaaaATCCACTAGGGCCCAATTTCCATAaggttttttttatggcatagacttgggtgtcatttagccagtcacaactttttttgttctctgttcatacataaggaaggcaatgagttccttagagttccatagcaaactcttctacagctctctactcagttcaaaagctggccgctatggactgtccaagttgctcaccacattttccattatgtatcttcttcttcttcttttttcatatgtacataatataccaaattatcaggattaataagtttagaggttaattttagtttcacagataaatttcattaaacaatcatatatgttcttgctgttcagagacaatagataggatacattgaaaggtggaaaaccattatattttattaaatcttggattaaattatatgtgcatggaatatattttgcgtattcaaagaaagtatgatttaagtcaccaaccttctgacattctgtacaaagatttgaatcaaaaactttaattcttgctagatgtagagggaaacatgcatgttcaaacttcattctaattaatgttgttatatatcttcgaggtactacataatttttaaaccaatatatatttggaacagaaggttgaatcagtgaatactgagatttggattgtttacaaagatctcgccatgattgaccccactgatttttaactcgattcttaatagtgttaactaagtcagatatgcaaaacttacgattatgtGAAGTACTTATAAGTactccataaggtttgtgcggggtactttacttgtaattaatggtatataACCTATAACTACAGGATATAACTATAGTTTTAACAGGTTATATAACTATAACTACTGGAAATTGTTCCTTGTGGATATTTAATTAAAAGATTTTCTTACTTGTTACAGAATGCTTCTTACCTGTTAACATACCTCCATGCATAGGTGATGCACGCGCTATTCCTGTTTACAGATGGGACTTTTGGACTAATCGATGTGTAAGAGACTTTTACAAAACTTCATGCATTCCCTCCAGAAACAAGTTTGCTACTCTTAAACAATGTCGTTTTGAAGCAGAACCTGTTTGCAAATTGGTTGTAACTCCATACTAACTTATAAAGGATTTGTGATTTAGATGAAATAAATTCTGTTAAAGATTATTATTGCATTCTAAAGTTTCATTTTTCAgtctaaataaaatttaaaatgaagaaaAATGCAGTTTATTTCTACTAGACGTCGTTTTCAATAAAAAGTAACAAGAACATGGAAACAAAAGAAGAGGATCAGTTGAACATAAATTCAACATATGTAGATTTTCCGTAGACTAAGAGACAGTTACATCACAATTTCGAATAACTGTAGCATATTTCCTTCAAGAAACAGAAAAGATTTGTTATAAGATAAGATagattaatgcctggttgcacaaACAAACCTTAAACTCCAGCTTGGCCCAGCACTgcttatatacagtgcattcgtaaagtgtggaaactgtctattatctcatgacttaattatttttagagataaagctctgacaggtcgatttttatttttaaattatgattttttgacgtatagtacataatagtgacgtcatcgatttgggcgtaATGACCTCATCGAtgagttttttaaatggaaataggggtcgtggggtggctcatttgaaaggtgatttaattctctatttagtaatataaacactaacatcattatttatacagggtggcaaaaaataatttatgaattaaaataattgacggaaaaagaagaatgtatgtaatttatttaactcaacatacattttactgatgccacatataataaaaaaatgtttatttcataaataaacattgcttttcgcttaaattaaatgtcaaacagccacacacctgcctcttgacagtttgaacattaaatttaagcgaaaagcaattagacaaggcgaaaacggagggttcgttgggaaaaatattcccatgagatttttttgcataatcacattcgtgagacatcccagaataaggttcaagaagtcgcccacgtgaaaagtggtccaatttttttttcaattttttttaaatcaaattgcaaaaatcgatgtttttggccagaattatttttttaggttttttggaccattctggacaaaaaaggtctcttataatttttctgtaaaattgatcgttttcgagttataagcaatttaaaattgaaaaaaacgaaaaatggcgagtttcaaagcttaataactcggttaaaagttattattataaaagtcagaaagtgactagatcaaagtttaaagtctcccctacaagatcctgaagaaatttttgtcattattttattactgagctgttatttttaagtaataataatgagcgtcATGCAAGTGTTAGGCGGCcataaatgctgagtgcgagagagatgccattccggcagtccaattgtgcatcttactcgcactcacatttacagccgcgtcaatacgatctaaccgctcattgttattaattaaaaataacagcttagtaatatattaatgacacaaatttcttcaggatcatgtagggggggctttaggctttgatttagtcattttatgactttcataataataatttttaacagagttattaagtctttaaaatgaccattttcgcgtttttcaaattttaaattgcttataactcgaaaacgatcaactttagagaaaaattatgagagacCTGTTTTGTccaaaatgatccaaaaaatctaaaaaaaatttgtccgggtaaaaaatactaatttttgcaatctgattaaaaaaaattgtaaaaaaaaatttggaccacttttcacgtgggcgacttctgtaaccttattctgggatgtctcacgaatgtgattatgcaaaaaaatttcatgggaatatttttcccaacgaacccgccgttttcgccttgcctaaatgtttatttgtcaaataatagttatttatgtaccaagtcagtaaagtcaCTCTTTatggaacgagtctgatattatgagcagagccaGCAtagagcgaggcgaataacagacgagttcgataaagagtctttactgacgtggtgcatacaaaattttattgccaacaatttgatattggttttaacacttacttacaatttacaatttaaaaactttttaaattttagacgtcataatcatttcatgacagtgatgacaaataacttttgcaagatggccgctttcgatttttaatcgatagttatcaatattgaataattactaaatcggtaaagttttaatttaaaataaataaataaataaataaataaataaaataaataaataaccacataaatttattttatatgaatataattacaaaatactacagaattttcctttttgacataaatttaattgataatatcgccaATTGTGTacaatgtttttaataattaaagtaaataaattttaaattcactcaaatactcgccattcgattactgccatcgaccacttacattcaatctcggattaatttgattaatcgcggcaggtaaagtaaaattctcctttcagtacaataaagtgttactttactgccgcaaatgagagcaaatgagtacaataatgaatgactttagtgacggttggcgataaacattttttttctcttttatgagagcagtaaaatatattttgagttaaataaattacatgtattcttttttttgcggcaattaatttaattcaaaaattatttttttggccacccgatataaataatgatgttaatgtttatattactgaatagataattgaataacctttcaaacgagctaccacacgacccctattcccatttaaaaaaatcgatgacgtcactattatgggatatacgtcaaaaactcataatttaaaaataaaaatcgacctatcagAGCTTTagctctgaaaataattaagtcatgagataataggccgtttccacactttacgaATGCACTGTATAGGGCCGCTTATGTTTCACTTACATTGCagcataattttcgattcttatctaagAACGTCTTTACTGAAACGAAGTTTAGGATGAAATCCGTGACAATCCATTGTGTCAAGCTGAAAACTGATTTAAAAATCAATGTTGCAACGCGTATGTttagtaagctgagcttaaggcacgtcttaagcttaagatctgttagtgcaaccaggcataaaagaTTTGTTTTATCTTGTTTTACGTTTGCCACTCCTACCCCTCGGGCTTCCCCTTAAATCCACTCCTCGTAGGggaaaaaatgaaaaacattaggtttgttcgtagaacgatcagcaaccgttgccaaccatcagacgcatgcgcgttcGTAGTTTACGAACTCAAACTGCTAACTGCGCAGCGccaactgttaactgcgcatgcgtctgatagttggcaacggttgctgatcgtttggatcgtactacgaacaaacctattgatTTACCAAGAATGtgtacaaaatatttattagcatATTTTGTGTAGAATAAAGGCAGAAACGCATTAGAGAGTCGCAGACGCGACTCGTCAGTAGAGGACGTGAAATTCTCATTAAAGATTTAATTAAGTCATCGTCGCGTCCGCGACTTCCAAATGCGTtcatagtctgggcagattatcggagaataggccatttctgggaaaagttatttaccagcgaATCTTATGACcgtataatattaataatataggtatgcaaagtccgcagatagtgtgctacttttttataaacaaaatggcgcccgaaaatcgtgtttttttcaatttttgctctataactccaaagattttaactttacaccaaaaacactcaaataaaaattcaccgtaattaaattttgcatagagacgtgtttttcctgatttacttAGACGAAAAtcttccccggaaaatgcgggtttttccaacaaaatctttaattatcaactaaaattttagataagtaattgtttatcaataattaaataacttggtgatgtaaaactcttttcgtatagattataattccagaagccgatggaaattgaataaacaatttagcaacaattcaattgttaattaaaaatgtatggtcactataataaccacactaattatgatacataagaataactatgatttttgtataaaaagacactgtatctatctaatgtactttacagaattgaaattggattatttatttaagcggcctcaggaatattttaaaattataaacaatttttttgcttataaataaataaaatatctcgggaaatattaaattaaattaaataatgaaaacgaCATTgtaaaaaaagcggcaggacgcttcttttaaaataaaaaacatttaattgtgatgagttgttcctgagatacaaccggtcaaagttgaccggcatttacggcaaatatataaacaataggatcataattttagaaccatcacctttttatttttgtcctctttcttcaattttcatatctttaaaatactcaggACGCATTTTTTCGGCTTACCatgaagcaattttcttcattctttttttgttcccaagtaactcgagtagagccatctaactaacgcattattaaacgtcaaagttgcttttgttttgttataataaattaatttatttataataaaaaattttaatttgtttaaataaagattgtttaaataattatacagctttcaaatgagaatatttgtaatTTTAACGTTAAAACGTACACTTGTAGtaaatttatctaaaaaagtctataactggaaaaaatatgtagttttcttttcttataaataaatttatctattataacaaaacaaaagcaagtttgacatttaataatgcattagttagatggctctactcgagttacttgggaacaaaaaaagaatgaagaaaattgctccatggaaagccgagaaaatgcatttttttaacgtataccgattttgaactttgagattacattttgtCCAACCTAATTtctgattgaaattttgctatttttggcaattttcactcgtaatatcgatagtttttattataataatatatgttatgagtattttaaagatatgaaaattggtgcggagaaagaggacaaaacttaaaaaggtgatggttcgaaaattatgattcTATTGTTTATGTTTATATCTTTTCCGTAAATGCCGTTCAATTTTgtccggttgtatctcaggaaccacttatcacaattaaacgttttttcttttaaaagaagcgccctgccgctttttttccaaaaccgttttcatgatttaatttaattgaatatttcccgagatattctaattgtttataagccaaaaaattgtttataattttaaaatattcctgaggccgcctaaatagtccaatttcaattctgtaaagtacgttagataggtacagtttttatacaaaaatcatagttactcttatgtatcataattattgtggttattatagagaccgtaaatttttaattaacaattcaattgctgctaaactgttcattcaatttccatgggcttctggaattattatctataagaaaatagttttatattaccaggttatttaattattaataaacaattacttatctaaaattttagttgaaaattaaagattttgttggaaaaacccgcattttccggggaaaattttcgtcgaagtaaatcgagaaaaacatgtctcaatgcagaatttaattacggtaaatttttagttgggtgtttttgatgtaaagttaaaaccttaggagttatagagcaaaaattgaaaaaaacacgattttcgggcgccattttgtttataaaaaaagtagcacactatctgcggacttttcatacctatatcattaatatatacaatcataagattcgattccagcaataaaattgctggtaaataacttttccttgtattttgctaattagcccagagtatcaTGAAGCTTAAAAACAACGTAAATAATCTGAGCTAGACTAGTCCGCGACGTGTCGAGTCACGTCCGCGATTCTAAAGCGTTTCCGCCTTAAACCGTTCTTgcagaaacaacgcttgaagcgacTGACGACTTTGAATGTGAGTTACgcaaaatctattaaaaaaaattatatcaactCGACGATAAATGGATATCTTTTAATCAGAGTGTCCTATTGGCAAAAATCAAAACGGGTTTTAAAGGTGAAAAATGCGGCTGTACGATGCAATTTTTTCAAATGAAGTACGTTTCCACgaagctgttaaataaataaatttcagCTACAAATTCCACCCAATGTCTTCTTCATGGAAGTATTTCTCGTGATGTGAGATCATTTGTAATGTGAAAGTTTAAATTCAGCGTGTTTTAGGCATATTTCAAATATTTGTTCCAAAACTCCTGTTACTAACAATAGAAATTTCACAGTGACTACCAAAATACATGAAGGAAAACAACCAATGAAAATTGATGACTTTTATAGAAACGTTCTTCGGAGAAAAGTTTATTCGTGCTATTTAAACAGGGAGATCTATAAATTGAATACTATATTAAAGGCAATCAGAGATAATAATTTTCTTTACATTGGCCGAGATACGTTCAATGGAAAACATGTTCTGGTTACAACCTAAATCGGAGCCTTCTATAATTTACAGACCAAGCGGATGATAAAGGGATAGGCGTGGGGAATCTACAATATACATTCCTCGACATATTGTCGATTCacacgaaaaaaaaaacgactaaaaataaaaaaattattttataactaATTGTACACCTATTGTGTACAGTTAGTTCTTCGGCACTCCCAACGATCGTTAATGTATACAGCAAACTTACTGTGTAAAATTCAAGTATATAAGAGTGAGTTTGTGTACATAGAAAAAAAAGCGGTAGGCTTTACTTCTAAAGATACGGTGGATGTCCATTGTAAACTTCACTGGATGCATCGgagttatttattttctaattAAGGTAGAGGaataataaatattgtttaagACCAAACCTGTTTCTTTGAAACACGATAGAAATACTTCAGGAGAACATCCCACGAACTAGACATTGGTGAGTTCGTCCAGAGTCGGCGCGCGGCGTTTAAATTACCTCATGGTAAGGGtatcaataattttgaaaaatcattaaaaatgttTCAGCTGTTATTGACATAAAGTGTCAATATTTtctagattatttcattcataggagattctgaccaatagaaagctacagaaataaaaattactgcGATTATTTTCTAATGGTTTTAACTTAATAGTATAGTAAgatttttgatcacgtgtttaattctgtccaatcagattattattacatTGGTAATTTTCTGGTGTAGAAAATTACAGTAAGAATTGTTTAAgtatattgtttctgtttaattgcaaccggtttcctagttttgacaactgtcacctttaaggaaataataataataaacttttagttctgcatctaatgtcaaatttttataAGGAGAACACAAATCGGCAAATTTAAGCGCTCGATTTACTTCGATAAgaatatttcatgaataaaactgtatttataaataactaactaattttttattaatatcttcgtctaaatatttgctaaactgtgctgttcactttgacaagttgaaaaatgtgtgtcacattaattgggatcaatgtcactgaatgtttttatacaaagacttgaattttatatgtaagtattaaaaaataatcttacgaatatcatacgacaaaaaataaataagaaagtAATGCTTTACTTTTTTCTCAAACtggttgtcattgggcaatagccactcgagccctgggGGCTCTCGTgcctattgccagacaacaagttttcgaaaaattttcgcattattgtcaatttattttcACTCTCTTGTACTATTATAGccgataattttttataatatcacgtcgtcaagcattacgtcatatgcccttcgttactacgcaaaaatgaacattcagtcacattaatgacaattaatgttttacaacttgtcacagagaacaccaacaaacaggtttagcaaatgtTCAGGTGAAgatatatcaataaaatattagttaaaattatttaaaaagacagttttattcatgaaataatctcagcgaattacactcgacctctaaaattattatcgacttgttgccctcgtgccactttgaggtaatttcactcccctccggttcgtgaaattaaaactgtcaaagtgtcacttggaaaacaaatcgataattttagagctctcgtgcaattactactgcgATAATTTTTTGGACATCACTCATAATAGGGCAGGGTGAAGATAGCCTAAAATATATATGTAGTTTCACATAACTAAATATTGGTGTTTGGCAGTATTGCCATGTCCTTATAATAAATCTAGAAAAAGCATGcgatataatttttattaatttattaaacatgAAAAACAAACATAAAATGGTAAAATAACTAGAACAATTTAAATAATTTAgacataataaaataattcagATAACAAATTAGATAaatctacataaaaaataaatttaatatacaaacaaaactaaaacacaaaattaatataattattatcgtATCTACTCTTTTAGGTATTCACCACTAGTTTAACACTCACATGTATTGttttagtaggggaggaaagtatgctaaatttgcagttactcgagcgttatgggggccgattgggttgtgaagagtaggtcctaaaaccaaaaaaaacgttaagtaaagttttccataaagtgggggactttccattttttaatttaattttccgaTTATAGGCAatctgtccataattcgaaaaaatatctcgaataaaagttgcttatttttacgtaaagaatccaaatctgcaataacaattgggggctcctatttaggattttatagattttaaagtaaccactCACCCCAGCTCCGTGGAGggtggtgtttggtgtcattcgataggtttttcaaaaatattgaataggtacGTGTATTTTTACCtaacccctctccgtgggggatgtgtttggtatcattcgatagatttttgaaaaatattgaacacgtattttttagtttttcaatctgatgttcatttcgcgaaatatttgctttttttgtgaaactttgtgagtcgcccatttccttacgctgcgctcaaatcgt contains:
- the LOC126886625 gene encoding uncharacterized protein LOC126886625 isoform X1, translated to MKSIFLLVSLAVVSARVPLVPEDHRVNHAVNHWIKPSLPLGIQPYECFLPVNIPPCIGDARAIPVYRWDFWTNRCVRDFYKTSCIPSRNKFATLKQCRFEAEPVCKLVVTPY